The following are encoded together in the Bacteroidales bacterium MB20-C3-3 genome:
- a CDS encoding MFS transporter, translating into MEKSRSNAAVLAAGFAGMAFFGMAFVILGTVLPSLTERFSLSTANASTVASLLPFGIMLGSLVFGPIIDRYGYKMLIIASTLLTVLGMEMLAFAESVSMVRLAIFVIGFGGGVLNGLSNALVSDASTDKTRPSNLSILGIFYTVGAITIPLIYAWLSKSYSYVPIVAGAGVIMTLSALAYLFVSFPEGKFKEGGPAVKIGKLIKEPTLLLLSFILFFQSGVEGISSSWTPNFLEQIKEFSKENALYALSFVVFGIGAGRVLLSLLLRFIHRRIILYISMVIAAIGAFILGGAESSGTAITGTFLIGLGLASTFPVVIGEIGEKYKAVSGTALSIALSIALLGNTIINLLVGALELKALPGMIAFCAFAVIIIYFINTKYSKSKN; encoded by the coding sequence ATGGAAAAGAGTAGATCAAATGCCGCTGTTCTTGCAGCCGGTTTTGCAGGAATGGCCTTCTTTGGAATGGCATTCGTTATCTTAGGAACGGTACTCCCTTCACTTACTGAGAGATTCTCCCTTTCAACAGCAAATGCATCAACTGTTGCAAGCCTTCTCCCCTTTGGAATAATGCTTGGTTCTCTGGTTTTTGGGCCGATTATTGACAGATACGGATATAAGATGCTCATTATTGCATCAACTTTACTAACCGTTTTGGGGATGGAGATGCTTGCCTTTGCAGAATCTGTCTCTATGGTAAGGTTAGCAATTTTTGTGATTGGTTTTGGAGGCGGAGTCCTCAACGGTCTTTCAAACGCTCTGGTTTCAGATGCATCAACTGATAAAACAAGGCCATCTAACCTTAGTATCCTGGGTATCTTCTATACTGTTGGAGCAATAACAATACCTCTCATTTATGCCTGGTTGAGTAAAAGCTACTCTTATGTACCTATTGTGGCCGGAGCAGGAGTGATTATGACCCTATCTGCTTTAGCCTACCTGTTTGTGAGCTTTCCGGAGGGCAAATTCAAAGAGGGTGGACCGGCAGTGAAAATCGGCAAACTAATAAAAGAGCCTACCCTTTTACTGCTCTCATTCATTCTGTTTTTCCAGAGTGGTGTGGAGGGAATCAGCAGTTCGTGGACTCCAAATTTCCTTGAGCAGATTAAAGAGTTCTCAAAAGAGAATGCTCTATATGCACTTAGTTTTGTTGTTTTTGGTATAGGAGCAGGAAGAGTTCTTCTAAGCCTGTTGCTAAGATTTATTCACAGACGGATTATCCTGTACATCAGTATGGTAATTGCCGCAATTGGTGCTTTTATATTAGGTGGTGCCGAGAGTTCAGGTACAGCAATTACAGGAACATTCCTAATTGGCCTGGGCCTCGCCTCTACATTCCCGGTTGTTATAGGGGAGATTGGCGAAAAGTACAAGGCTGTATCCGGAACAGCTTTAAGTATTGCCCTCTCGATTGCTCTTCTGGGAAATACAATTATCAATCTGCTTGTGGGAGCTCTTGAACTTAAAGCTCTTCCGGGTATGATAGCCTTTTGCGCTTTTGCAGTTATTATAATATACTTTATTAACACAAAATATTCCAAATCAAAAAATTAG
- a CDS encoding ROK family protein — MIYIGIDLGGTKISGALFHENNSILMRETVLLEGKGGEEVGKLICDVCRVILEKAGLNPGDEISVGVCVPGISYSKSGKVWCPNIPGWEEYPLRKELLLNFPNSKITIESDRTAYILGEVSLGAAKGCDNAIFIAAGTGIGAGILIDGRVLHGASDIVGATGWMALKPPYNKEWDGCGCFESHASGTGIAMQAGKVYPGKITSHDVFERYDQGDPLAVKIIDQAIEMWGMAAANFVSLFNPQMVIFGGGLFGPATRFIDRIYAEAIKWAQPIAIRQCTFKATQLPNDAGLYGAGAIAIKNGKE; from the coding sequence ATGATCTATATTGGCATAGACCTTGGGGGCACAAAAATATCTGGTGCCCTTTTTCATGAAAATAATTCAATATTGATGCGTGAAACGGTACTGCTTGAGGGAAAGGGTGGTGAGGAGGTTGGTAAGCTGATTTGTGATGTATGCAGGGTAATACTTGAGAAGGCCGGTCTCAACCCGGGAGATGAGATCTCTGTTGGTGTTTGTGTTCCGGGAATCTCCTACTCAAAGAGTGGGAAAGTATGGTGTCCGAATATTCCCGGCTGGGAAGAGTACCCTCTTAGAAAAGAGCTTTTATTGAATTTTCCCAACTCAAAGATTACAATTGAGAGTGACAGAACAGCCTATATTCTTGGAGAGGTGAGTCTGGGAGCCGCAAAGGGTTGTGATAATGCAATATTTATTGCTGCGGGAACGGGAATTGGTGCCGGAATACTAATAGACGGAAGGGTTCTTCACGGAGCATCAGATATTGTGGGGGCAACCGGATGGATGGCACTTAAACCTCCCTATAATAAGGAGTGGGATGGCTGCGGATGTTTTGAGAGCCACGCATCAGGCACGGGAATTGCAATGCAGGCGGGCAAAGTTTACCCGGGAAAGATAACCTCTCATGATGTTTTTGAGAGATATGACCAGGGCGACCCTTTAGCCGTGAAAATTATTGATCAGGCAATTGAGATGTGGGGAATGGCTGCTGCAAATTTTGTAAGCCTATTCAACCCTCAGATGGTTATCTTTGGCGGGGGGCTTTTTGGACCTGCCACCAGGTTTATTGACAGAATATATGCCGAGGCAATAAAATGGGCTCAGCCTATTGCAATAAGGCAGTGTACTTTTAAAGCAACGCAATTACCAAACGATGCCGGTCTCTATGGAGCTGGCGCAATAGCTATAAAAAATGGAAAAGAGTAG